ttctgatatcaagaaatcgaatttttgatatcaaaaaatgatttattgataTCCAGAAATCGActtcttgatataaaaaaatagtcCGTATTTttagatatcaagaaatgatttcttgatatcaagaattcgaattcctgatatcaaaaatataactattttttgatatcaagaaatcgaattactgatatcaagaaatcgaattactgatatcaagaaatcgattttttgatatcaaaaaatcatttccttatatgaaaaattcgatttttttgatatcaaaaaatgaattcctgatatcaagaaatcgattttgtgatatcaagaaattcattttttgatatcaagaaatgattttttgatatcagaaaatcgatttcttgataccaggaattatttcttgatatcaaaaaataattcttgatatcaagaaaatagtaaaacggcgccccatacATATCTGACCTACATTTACACAGAAACGTTGTATTTCCTATTGAAATTACAAATAATGTCTTTTGGTTTATATGTTATAacttatatattgaaaataatattttttttttcaatgatattgCAAAAACTAAGGTAGGTATTGGTAAGTGTGAAACGCAACAAATGAACagaattaaataattgttaacaTTGTTTTAGTGCCCTAAGAATCCCCCATTGGAATCAATTTATCATTTTACACTATGTGGCACTGGGACTTTAAGCTCAAGGGACAATTTGAAGCGTGCCAGTTCTGTTGTTTACAGCTGGCATGTGAGAAAACCGGAAGACTTGTTATGTAGCACACTgctttatataactgaaataatcatTGATTGTATCAGGTTTAATGTCAGGCAAGCAGTTGACCTAACCATCTTTTCTCGGAAATCTCAGAACTAAACTCCCATTCTTGTAAGAAACTGCTAACTAGAGACATGGTCAGTAGCAGGCTCAAACCCAGGCCCTCTATAAGAGGTTTCAGATCAGCGACTCTAATACTCGATCACAGTGGTGGATTGAAACAATACTGAAAACGGATTGTTAATATTCCAAACAGTATGTTCTGTACTTTAGATTGGTAGACTGatatctttgaacaattttttttaaacagtgtATCTACAATGACTGACTGAATTACAGATAAAAAATCATAATAGAAAACTCAAATTTATTTTGTACcttcaaaacatttacatgaacaaacaaaaattttagccACCATACAAGAATTGCAATAAGTATGTTAAACCCTTAGACATAACAACCAAGACTAGAAATAGAATgacattaacaagaaaataatttttgctGACACTAAATTAtatagtgacaggtgagctaaaaatcagacaaACATATGACTCACTTGCACAGTGATATTCTCTAactgaacaaaaacatgaaaataatttttgcTGACACTAAATTATCAATATAGGGCCAATAACTGTAATGTTAATGAATTGGGATAAAGTCATCAACACAGGTCTCTTCACAAATAGGAGCCCACTCCTCCTCAAAGTCATCAAATACAATTGTTTCCTCACTTGAGCATCTCGAATCTGCAATTATAACAGAACCGGTCATTAAGATAGCATGCTCCACTTTTGCCAAAAAGCACATAAATTTGGTAAATCTTAATCAACTGTCCATTTAGACTTTTGTTCACACATATGTATTGACCAAAAAAGTTACTTCTATCAGATAGACCAATAATTTTTATGTCAGAGCTTACTTTGAGCAATATTTATCACTCAAGGATCAGTATTCATTTGaaccaaaataattatatttatttctttaaggcTTCAATTAACTTTCTGAAAACCCCCATTATTTCATTATGCATTCTTTTAGACTCTTCAATTCTTTCTTTTTCCATTCTTTCACTCTTCTCTATAAACCCCTCCAAGAAATGTATAACTTTGTCCGACCCGCTGGTTCTCAACTTCTTAGGTTCTTCACCCTCAACTGTTTCTTCAACTTTCCTCTTACTGCTATTGTCATTTCCTTTACCTGAGCTGAAAGTGAATGCTGGCTGTGTCGTGTGACTGTCCATTAATATATCATCAAGCTCCTCCTCGAACTCGTAATCTTTCCTGGCTGCCCCAGACTCCTTCTTAGCATCTTTGCATTTACGATATGACGACAATATGGTTTTCCATCTTCCTTCAACTTGAGATGCTTGGAATTTTGTTTCGCAAGTTTCATTTATCTCGGCAGTTATCTGTTCCCATACTGTTTTCTTTCTCACCTGGGGATTGTTCATTCtgttaatgttttgtttgtaCAACTCAATCAGCAGTAATGTTCTTGGACGGTACCATGTATGATCTGAAAGTAGGCAGAAATggaatttcagaaatatttcagcGAATATCTCAAGCTTTCAAAATTTTAGCTTCAAATTGTAGTAATTACACCTTGAACGTATTGTGTCTTAACACTCAAACTTGGTGTGACAACATAAAACTTTTTCGCTGTATGATCTTTAAAAATGACTGTGCTATGAGGGCAGGTATGAAATCCTGTTTGTGCCACTTTTGTGTGTCGCccatttgaaaatgtcataatcTGATAGCTATATACCTGTATATGTGTTCAGAGAAGGGCGacaacgtgatagctatcacattgtgacattttcaaaaatgtgacatttttacatacatacatacatacatacatacatacatatacatacatacatataacaaCCTTGTTTTCAGAAACCTGTAGGATAAAAAATGGTATGATTCAGCATGTTAAACTCAATAAGTTTACCTTGATTACTGTTCTGCAAATTGTTGTTATCATCCAACTCTTCATATTTCTGAAACCAGGCAGATCTGAAGTCTTCGTCTGCAACTGAACaaaatatctgttgtttttattaaaatctttatcaaaattcaaatatctactaaaaacataaacattgaCTGCTGTAATTTTAAGCAGACAATGGCCAAGTCTGCAAATGATTCATTCAGAATTTAGGTACATAAATGCCCAGTGCCACATAGCTTGCGACCACAACACATTTTACAAAGTTCAGTTTAAATGATCAAATTACAACCCATATAGTCAGAGCTGACCTTTATTTACACAGAAACATTGCATTTCCTGtgtaatttacaaataagtattTTGGAATATGTGAATCAGTTCAAGACACATGCTGAATGCTTAGAACTTAATTTTTAGTATGTGTAAaaggtaattatttttttttttaaatatgtattctgTTTCATGTAGTAATACTGTACCATTCTGCAATTTCATGAAGGTTTCTTCGTCAACATGAACTTTAATACTATCCTCCCCCTGTCTGTCCACCTTTACCAAATAACCACTGTCTGAACAACcctacaaaaatgaataaatattttaacaatgattTATACATGCTGATCAATTAAATAAAATGGCACAGATTAAACCTGCAAAAGCCAAACAATTACCAGAATTAAAGAGAACCAGAGGGGAGAGTCAATTGCCGtcaccggggatcgaacccgggacctctcgtaTTGCAAGCGGACATCAAACCGCGTCGcaaaagggttaacccaacagcaaggctgttagGAATGCCTCTTATAGGCCAAGAATGTATAATCTCTCAATATTTCTACGTTCCTGTATAGGCCAATCACTACAGAATGACAAGTGGAAAGCAGATACTGTAGTAGAAGTATAATACGGCGCTTATACTTCCTTGTCTCCAAGCTAGCTTTTGTGGCGACGAGGTAGAGTGTCCGCTTAGCATATCAGAGatcctgggttcgaatcccagtcagAGCAAAGGGTTTTTTCACAAAGAGCCCGGTTACAATACAGCCCAGGTCTTTTAGTAAATTTACGGAACTACATTCTCTTGAATTTAGATTTACAACAGCTTATTATATCGTCTTTCAACCCCTTACTGATATTCTTATATGACATATATTACAGTACCTAACTAAGCAAAAACTAAAAGAAATCAAGAGTTTTGCATTGATTTGTATCTGCAATGGTCTTTGATTTAAATGACCATAGAGTGTCCTTACATCATACACATATAGTAAAATGCATCCCAGTTTAGTGAGGCAACCGTGTATTTTATTGTATGGTTGAAAATAGAACATGTGGAATAATGTTCAGATATCTGTTTAGTATCAGCGACCTTGACCTCAGTCCTGTTTCCTTCAA
The Mercenaria mercenaria strain notata chromosome 10, MADL_Memer_1, whole genome shotgun sequence genome window above contains:
- the LOC123560170 gene encoding uncharacterized protein LOC123560170, translating into MKLQNVADEDFRSAWFQKYEELDDNNNLQNSNQDHTWYRPRTLLLIELYKQNINRMNNPQVRKKTVWEQITAEINETCETKFQASQVEGRWKTILSSYRKCKDAKKESGAARKDYEFEEELDDILMDSHTTQPAFTFSSDSRCSSEETIVFDDFEEEWAPICEETCVDDFIPIH